One window from the genome of Bacteroidota bacterium encodes:
- a CDS encoding ATP-grasp domain-containing protein encodes MKKIVIIGANNFQVPLIRKAREMGFETHVFAWEEGAVGREFCDRFYPVSIIEKDEILSIAGKLAPAAVVSIGSDLASITVNYLAEKLGLPGNTMRCSALTTNKFLMRERLAERGVLCPGFVKHTSGTGSVDANHLKYPLIIKPVDRSGSRGVTKIETMFEMSDAISRAITESFAGECVIEEFVTGKEYSVEMISFRGEHHFLQITEKETTGAPYFVESGQHQPADLSATVKTGIIKTVTAALDALEVTNGASHTEVLVTKSDEVYIVETGARMGGDYIGSHLVQLSTGYDFLMGTILVALGEFEEPVLDDPAFSGIYYEIPKPGVITEVIVNTHLYPEIVQTEVYYKTGYHLPEVKESNQRAASFIYKSKSGKFKYDPSILQIITG; translated from the coding sequence ATGAAAAAAATTGTAATCATCGGTGCAAACAATTTTCAGGTTCCTCTCATCAGGAAAGCCCGTGAAATGGGCTTTGAGACACATGTGTTTGCGTGGGAAGAGGGTGCTGTTGGCAGAGAGTTTTGCGACCGGTTTTATCCTGTCTCGATCATTGAAAAAGATGAGATCCTTTCCATTGCCGGAAAACTGGCTCCAGCCGCAGTTGTTTCAATCGGTTCCGATCTCGCCTCAATCACTGTAAATTATCTTGCAGAAAAACTTGGTCTTCCCGGTAATACCATGAGATGCTCGGCATTGACAACGAATAAATTCCTCATGCGTGAGCGACTTGCAGAACGGGGAGTGCTGTGTCCCGGTTTTGTGAAGCACACATCAGGTACCGGGAGTGTTGATGCAAACCACCTCAAATACCCGTTGATAATAAAACCGGTTGACAGATCGGGAAGCAGGGGAGTAACCAAAATTGAGACCATGTTCGAGATGTCTGATGCCATATCGAGAGCAATAACCGAATCGTTTGCCGGTGAGTGTGTAATCGAAGAATTTGTTACGGGAAAAGAGTACAGTGTTGAAATGATTTCATTCAGAGGTGAGCACCACTTCCTGCAAATTACTGAAAAGGAAACCACAGGTGCCCCATATTTTGTGGAGAGCGGGCAGCATCAACCTGCAGATCTTTCTGCAACAGTCAAAACCGGAATCATTAAAACAGTAACTGCTGCACTGGATGCTCTCGAAGTGACAAATGGTGCTTCGCATACCGAAGTGCTCGTTACAAAAAGTGATGAGGTTTACATTGTTGAGACGGGTGCAAGAATGGGGGGCGACTACATCGGCTCGCATCTTGTTCAGCTCTCGACGGGTTATGATTTCCTCATGGGAACAATCCTTGTTGCTTTGGGAGAGTTTGAAGAGCCTGTGTTGGATGATCCCGCTTTTTCGGGGATTTATTACGAAATCCCAAAACCAGGTGTCATAACAGAGGTCATAGTCAATACTCATCTTTACCCGGAGATTGTTCAGACAGAGGTTTATTACAAGACAGGTTACCATCTGCCTGAGGTGAAAGAAAGCAACCAAAGGGCGGCATCGTTCATCTACAAGTCGAAGTCAGGGAAATTCAAATATGATCCATCCATTCTTCAGATAATAACCGGGTAG
- a CDS encoding glycosyltransferase family 39 protein — translation MKENISKHKSEYFLAFVTVILFFYFTPVLDEGDCADYLRYAEKFLGLNSILFPYRSPLYPLILAGLIKLFGYAALPNLVLAIQLFLIFCTSLLVRKTFSLVGLSEKKLNLILYLTFFNLSALYYSFMFITEVLSWFLFTLSICFLLKAIVSGDNRYYAFAGLSTGITILSRYNLIPLLPLFFIIIIVRLFIQRKEPGTNFVKEIFLKPAVYGLPLLAILVCWSFVNLNVNGNFGLFPGAGVSGGAKKGTGVPFYVGRNALIATIDSSVKVSVENQKVLQIFLDAREKIQTKNRIDANSWMNILGEENKQTLASSFIGYKVYNEATLKLFDYYKINSANEALLNEKLGGFYDEIYQQTSGKVNLIRVVSVVYSLWVSSSLQNSPEKGDINFNVLPGFVITLHKLYWLLVMVSFVFVSTYLLIKLTRNVKEQSNFIIISLILVVDALLMTNVIFNTINDASRFKFPVEALVIGVLVFSIDRIKLPFKK, via the coding sequence TTGAAAGAGAATATTTCGAAGCATAAATCCGAATATTTTCTGGCATTTGTCACTGTAATTCTGTTCTTCTACTTTACACCCGTTTTGGATGAAGGTGATTGTGCCGATTACCTCCGATACGCCGAAAAATTCCTTGGTCTTAATTCCATCCTTTTCCCGTACCGTTCTCCACTTTATCCCTTGATTCTTGCGGGACTGATCAAACTTTTTGGATATGCAGCCCTGCCAAACCTTGTTCTGGCGATACAGCTTTTTTTGATTTTCTGCACAAGTTTGCTTGTCAGAAAAACTTTCTCACTGGTCGGACTTTCAGAAAAGAAGCTTAACCTGATACTTTATCTGACATTTTTTAATCTGTCGGCACTTTATTATTCTTTTATGTTCATCACAGAAGTGCTTTCGTGGTTTCTGTTCACACTTTCCATCTGTTTCCTGCTTAAGGCTATCGTTTCGGGTGACAACAGATATTATGCGTTTGCAGGTCTGTCAACAGGGATTACTATTCTCTCCCGGTATAACCTGATTCCTCTTCTGCCTCTCTTTTTTATCATCATCATTGTAAGACTTTTTATTCAGCGTAAAGAGCCGGGTACGAATTTTGTGAAAGAGATATTCCTGAAACCTGCTGTTTATGGTTTGCCACTCCTTGCTATTCTTGTTTGCTGGAGTTTCGTAAATCTGAATGTGAACGGTAATTTCGGATTGTTTCCGGGAGCCGGTGTGTCAGGAGGAGCAAAGAAGGGAACGGGTGTTCCATTTTATGTCGGGAGAAATGCGCTCATAGCAACGATCGACAGCAGTGTGAAAGTGAGTGTTGAGAATCAGAAAGTGCTGCAAATATTTTTGGATGCGAGAGAAAAAATTCAAACAAAAAACCGCATCGATGCGAACAGTTGGATGAACATTCTGGGCGAGGAAAACAAACAAACTCTCGCAAGCTCATTTATCGGTTACAAAGTTTACAATGAAGCCACGCTGAAACTTTTCGATTACTACAAAATAAATTCCGCAAATGAAGCCCTGTTGAATGAAAAACTCGGCGGATTTTATGATGAAATTTATCAGCAGACCTCCGGAAAAGTAAATCTGATTCGAGTGGTCTCAGTTGTTTATTCATTGTGGGTTTCATCAAGCCTTCAGAACTCACCGGAGAAGGGGGACATTAATTTTAATGTTCTACCCGGTTTTGTAATCACGCTCCACAAACTATACTGGTTGCTGGTCATGGTGTCTTTCGTTTTTGTGTCAACATACCTGCTGATTAAACTGACAAGGAATGTGAAGGAGCAATCGAATTTTATCATCATCTCCCTTATACTTGTCGTTGATGCCCTCCTGATGACCAATGTTATTTTCAATACGATCAATGATGCAAGCAGATTCAAGTTCCCTGTAGAGGCACTCGTTATCGGTGTGCTTGTTTTCTCGATTGACAGAATAAAACTGCCCTTCAAAAAATAA
- a CDS encoding glycosyltransferase family 2 protein, with translation MTNYSFVVPVYRGEKTIGKLFSDIKREMERLGFSFEVIFVWDCGRDNSWSVIQDLCKKYPGVVRGVSLTRNFGQHNAIIAGIDAADGEFIITMDEDLQHSAKDIEKLIAKQKEGDYDLVYGNYSEREHNWFRNITSKIMKKALAIGIPELHPDYTSLRILKSEIAKHTTEMSNSYTFLDGYLSWITSNVASVSVSHSQSEAGSSSYTLMKLINHSINVFVTFSDLPVRFLTVSSFGIFGLSIIYTIYVILRKLIFNDFVSGFATFAIILGFGIGSILMGLGIIGEYIHRINMKSTKRPNFLVRKEVK, from the coding sequence ATGACAAACTATTCTTTTGTAGTCCCCGTTTACAGGGGTGAAAAGACGATCGGTAAATTATTTTCCGATATTAAACGGGAAATGGAGAGGCTCGGATTTTCTTTTGAGGTAATCTTCGTGTGGGACTGTGGCAGAGATAATTCATGGAGCGTGATTCAGGATTTGTGTAAAAAATACCCCGGTGTTGTGAGAGGAGTTTCTCTAACTCGAAATTTTGGTCAGCATAATGCAATCATAGCCGGAATAGATGCTGCGGACGGTGAATTTATCATTACAATGGATGAAGACCTTCAGCATTCTGCAAAAGATATTGAAAAACTGATAGCGAAGCAAAAAGAAGGGGATTATGATCTCGTCTACGGCAACTATTCAGAACGGGAGCACAACTGGTTTCGAAACATCACTTCGAAGATTATGAAGAAGGCGCTGGCAATTGGAATCCCGGAACTGCATCCCGACTACACTTCATTAAGAATATTAAAAAGTGAGATTGCCAAACACACAACAGAGATGAGTAATTCCTATACTTTTCTGGATGGTTACCTTTCGTGGATTACATCCAATGTTGCAAGTGTAAGTGTCAGCCACTCGCAAAGTGAAGCCGGCAGCAGTTCCTACACCCTGATGAAACTGATAAATCACTCGATTAATGTTTTTGTCACTTTTTCTGATCTCCCTGTGAGGTTTTTGACTGTTTCATCTTTTGGGATTTTTGGACTCTCCATAATTTATACCATCTATGTGATACTGCGAAAACTGATTTTTAATGATTTTGTTTCGGGGTTTGCCACATTTGCAATTATACTTGGTTTTGGCATTGGCAGCATACTGATGGGTTTGGGAATAATAGGTGAGTATATTCACAGAATTAATATGAAATCGACCAAACGACCCAACTTTCTTGTTAGAAAAGAGGTAAAATGA
- a CDS encoding T9SS type A sorting domain-containing protein — MKYLRYFLSVLTLLFFTQPLFGQNGGNALSFDGSDDYVKVDAGAGTGLNLGGSSQFTASFWVYPNNPASVVNQYLFHKHFSAIGTVQYSIWINSGVVSCRIDRFSAGGNYFLTGPSAIITQSKWYYISFVKTATQLQVYVDGILYNAGNIPVTQLGASASNGNVMFGRDDAGTFPLDGKMDEIKVWNGARTADQIRQDMYRNESSATTNLTLYLPLNEGTGQVPTDFGNTPANTVTLGPTSGAESQDPTWAVSGATAGPRQSIKFDGLDEFGQSSSPDPVLNTTDLSVEFWLRHTGGGSEQVVLKQGTASNNQQLTLGFKSSSDINNPNAFYISFYGNELVGPGGLLDVNWHHYAATYNRTSGQRKLYKDGLVIAQDISPGTLNSSGTMFLGSLDGVQKFVNAYMDELRIWTTERSESQILENMNTSVNSDETGLYAQYRFDQTPELSQNQAYDFTSNKFNLILSNIEGDLDFSDQAPFHSWTGGVSSDITNALNWGNLSVPDPFSSVGFNAISSLANIPLLTGGMSWFNATITTPGITSASGMNIQGSLLGTTLPLNLSGSNVFMGQFGNLVESGSGILSNGTIMMSLILNAPNNVNAANFGMTFTSSANFGPTLVQRTHFGWILGASTAITRFFKISPSLNTGLNATLVFHYDESELNGNTESNLKILKSTDNGITWFGVPATQNVVDNSFTITGQNSLGMYTAFGYAAPIIIPVQPGVNQPLVSLTPTIGWIMGGGMPAFSFVVEIYSDAALTNLVHASSSFSGAPIYNVPPSVLQYNTRYYWRAAVTDAAGVVNYSPTRAFTTLLDTPALVFPATEFESLLMSPDLEFSINPSTTNVLYHLLVGTAPGLTVGANTNLTTAVNPGSFVLNPVGLAIATKYWWTVNAQVSDITAHNNGENYTAATERTFYTPLAIQTSPVNGVTGHTLEPSFTWDDVAWETGYELRISTAGSSQTAFNNGVIFTDLNLPANTTSVVYNENTEDELAPGTFPFPLAPNTIYYWQLVGKDGVVSIKSPIWHFTTYPAVSVSQYYPASGDSVFLNSILFTYGLNQATNGLKFKLQVKSALTPPVRTDWLTSNFSGTSTNLFQTVNLLGGLKYYWRVVLLNNANQVLAYSATKYFSTSGGATIPIPSWPLNSVRVYTNTPQLNWYTAGYSPDITFDVEVRAGSIVSPVVYSSTNITNIYHQITTPLTAAAYHYWRVRSVYKRGTGFERTSDWSPFQIFQPWGGGALVTPQLSYPINNAVVYTTAPYIHWYLGEAGTGLDFYVRISSSPSFSSWTDFYAGTSLFVQVSNLTPGTTYYYQVRAQNGLGQSVNSALGIFTVAGGVANGYPVLSWPTGNPTVYTTLPSLSWYLEGSPLGITEYVVRWKVGSNSSNWASDYTGTATVAGVHNTFYNFTIPFSEGQVVYWAVASSNGSSLSSWSSDYFTIYSGSTPGAPVLSWPVGNAMLFTVDPQLNWWVNGSTSGIVGYEVVYSYSDVFANGATTTAYSTITSLNVAGLVEGATYWWKVRAHFGGLSYGAFSSVESFTINPGAFTPVTPIAGGPNNVIVGTISPVISWGLPAAVTPGIKFELEIAENANFTNSTIFENLTSVNVSLQGLSPNKSYFWRVRTKNSDGNYSYYSAMCKFKVMDGATDIKDNSSIPAEFALGQNFPNPFNPSTTIKFALPADANVRLVVYNTLGEKVAELVNGPMTAGNYSIAFNASSLPSGIYFYRIEAGSNVAVRKMILMK, encoded by the coding sequence ATGAAGTATTTAAGATACTTTTTATCTGTTCTGACTCTTCTTTTTTTTACCCAGCCTCTTTTTGGACAGAATGGCGGAAACGCTCTCAGTTTTGACGGTTCTGATGATTATGTAAAAGTTGATGCAGGAGCCGGAACGGGTCTGAACCTCGGTGGATCGAGCCAGTTTACAGCCTCTTTTTGGGTATATCCCAATAACCCCGCTTCTGTAGTGAATCAATATTTATTCCACAAACACTTTAGCGCTATCGGGACTGTGCAATACTCAATCTGGATCAATTCAGGAGTGGTAAGCTGCCGGATCGACAGATTCTCTGCAGGTGGCAATTACTTTTTAACAGGTCCCTCAGCCATTATAACCCAGTCGAAATGGTATTACATCTCCTTTGTTAAAACTGCCACTCAATTGCAGGTTTATGTCGACGGAATTCTTTATAACGCAGGTAATATCCCTGTCACTCAACTTGGTGCTTCCGCTTCAAATGGAAATGTCATGTTCGGACGCGATGATGCCGGCACTTTCCCCCTCGACGGTAAAATGGATGAGATTAAAGTATGGAATGGTGCACGAACCGCGGATCAGATCCGTCAGGATATGTACCGAAACGAGTCATCTGCCACGACGAATCTGACTCTTTATCTTCCTCTAAATGAAGGAACCGGGCAGGTACCGACGGATTTTGGAAATACTCCGGCTAACACCGTGACACTGGGACCCACCTCGGGTGCCGAGTCTCAAGACCCGACCTGGGCTGTCTCCGGTGCCACTGCAGGACCTCGCCAGTCAATCAAATTTGATGGCTTGGATGAATTTGGACAATCATCGTCCCCCGATCCGGTTCTTAACACCACTGATTTATCTGTGGAGTTTTGGTTAAGACATACCGGTGGCGGATCAGAACAGGTTGTTCTCAAACAAGGGACAGCTTCCAATAACCAGCAACTTACCCTGGGTTTTAAATCGTCATCGGATATTAATAATCCAAACGCTTTCTATATCTCTTTTTACGGAAATGAACTTGTGGGTCCCGGGGGTTTACTCGATGTAAACTGGCACCATTATGCAGCGACTTACAACAGAACCTCCGGACAGAGGAAACTGTATAAGGATGGACTGGTGATTGCACAGGATATATCGCCAGGTACATTAAACTCCTCCGGTACCATGTTTCTCGGTTCACTGGATGGTGTTCAGAAATTTGTAAATGCATATATGGATGAACTGAGGATTTGGACAACCGAAAGAAGTGAGTCACAAATTCTCGAAAATATGAATACTTCCGTCAATAGTGATGAAACCGGATTATATGCACAATATCGCTTTGACCAGACACCGGAATTATCTCAAAATCAGGCTTATGATTTCACTTCCAACAAATTTAATTTAATCCTTTCCAACATTGAAGGTGATCTCGATTTTTCTGATCAGGCACCATTCCATTCATGGACAGGTGGAGTCAGCAGTGACATAACCAACGCATTAAACTGGGGCAATCTCTCAGTACCTGACCCCTTTAGCAGTGTAGGATTTAATGCAATCTCTTCCCTTGCGAACATTCCCTTGCTCACCGGGGGTATGTCCTGGTTTAATGCCACCATAACAACACCCGGTATTACAAGTGCATCGGGAATGAATATTCAGGGCAGCCTTTTGGGTACCACTCTGCCACTGAACCTCTCCGGAAGCAATGTGTTTATGGGGCAGTTCGGAAATCTTGTTGAATCAGGCTCGGGTATCTTAAGCAATGGCACGATTATGATGAGTTTGATCCTGAATGCACCCAATAATGTGAATGCAGCCAACTTTGGGATGACTTTCACTTCTTCAGCTAATTTTGGTCCCACGCTCGTTCAGCGGACTCACTTTGGCTGGATTCTTGGAGCTTCAACCGCAATTACAAGATTCTTTAAAATAAGTCCCTCCTTGAACACAGGTCTTAATGCCACTCTTGTTTTTCATTACGATGAATCAGAGCTTAATGGTAACACAGAAAGTAACCTGAAGATATTAAAATCAACTGACAATGGCATTACCTGGTTCGGTGTACCGGCAACACAAAATGTTGTAGACAACTCGTTTACAATTACAGGACAAAATTCGCTCGGAATGTATACTGCATTTGGATATGCCGCACCGATTATTATTCCGGTACAGCCGGGTGTAAATCAACCTCTGGTTTCATTGACTCCAACCATCGGTTGGATTATGGGAGGAGGTATGCCCGCTTTTAGTTTCGTAGTTGAAATTTACAGCGATGCGGCACTGACAAATCTTGTTCACGCTTCGAGTTCGTTTTCAGGAGCGCCAATTTACAATGTTCCTCCATCAGTCCTGCAGTACAATACCAGATATTACTGGAGAGCTGCTGTAACTGATGCGGCAGGTGTCGTAAATTACTCCCCGACAAGAGCTTTTACCACTCTTCTCGATACCCCTGCGCTCGTCTTCCCTGCAACTGAATTTGAATCGTTACTGATGTCGCCTGACCTGGAATTCAGCATAAACCCAAGTACAACCAATGTCCTATATCATCTGCTTGTCGGTACAGCTCCCGGATTGACTGTTGGTGCAAACACAAATCTAACGACCGCAGTAAATCCCGGTTCTTTCGTCCTTAATCCGGTGGGACTTGCAATAGCCACAAAATACTGGTGGACAGTAAATGCGCAGGTGAGTGATATCACAGCTCATAACAACGGGGAAAATTACACTGCAGCAACAGAAAGGACATTTTACACCCCGCTCGCTATTCAAACCTCTCCTGTTAATGGTGTAACCGGTCATACCCTTGAGCCTTCTTTTACCTGGGATGATGTTGCCTGGGAAACGGGTTATGAATTGAGAATCTCAACGGCAGGAAGTTCACAGACCGCATTCAACAATGGTGTGATTTTCACGGATTTGAATCTACCGGCAAATACAACAAGTGTGGTTTATAACGAAAACACCGAGGATGAACTTGCCCCCGGGACATTCCCTTTTCCACTTGCTCCGAATACCATTTACTACTGGCAACTCGTGGGTAAAGATGGTGTTGTGAGCATTAAATCCCCCATATGGCATTTCACCACTTATCCGGCAGTTTCAGTGAGCCAGTATTATCCTGCCAGCGGTGACTCTGTCTTCCTGAACAGTATTTTGTTCACTTATGGTTTAAATCAGGCAACCAACGGCTTAAAATTCAAGTTACAAGTAAAGTCTGCCCTCACTCCCCCTGTCAGAACAGACTGGCTTACTTCAAATTTCTCAGGCACCTCAACAAATCTGTTTCAAACAGTCAATCTGCTCGGCGGGCTGAAATATTACTGGAGAGTGGTCTTGCTAAATAACGCAAATCAGGTATTGGCTTACTCTGCAACTAAATACTTCAGCACAAGCGGTGGAGCAACAATACCGATACCTTCCTGGCCCCTGAATTCAGTAAGAGTGTATACAAACACACCACAATTAAACTGGTACACCGCAGGATACAGTCCCGATATAACATTTGATGTCGAAGTGAGGGCAGGTTCAATCGTTTCACCCGTGGTCTATTCAAGTACCAATATCACTAATATTTATCACCAGATTACAACCCCTCTGACTGCGGCGGCATATCATTACTGGAGAGTAAGAAGTGTCTATAAACGCGGAACCGGGTTTGAACGGACTTCTGATTGGAGCCCCTTCCAAATATTTCAGCCATGGGGTGGCGGAGCTCTTGTAACTCCACAGTTATCATATCCGATCAACAACGCTGTGGTTTACACGACTGCTCCATACATTCACTGGTATCTTGGCGAAGCCGGTACAGGACTCGACTTCTATGTCAGAATCAGCTCCAGTCCCTCTTTCTCAAGTTGGACAGACTTTTACGCCGGAACCAGTCTTTTTGTACAGGTATCCAATCTTACTCCGGGAACGACATACTACTATCAGGTACGGGCGCAGAACGGACTCGGGCAGAGTGTTAATTCCGCCTTGGGAATATTTACTGTTGCCGGAGGAGTTGCGAACGGTTATCCCGTCTTAAGTTGGCCCACAGGCAATCCAACTGTGTACACTACCCTTCCGTCACTTTCCTGGTACCTCGAAGGGTCTCCCCTGGGAATAACTGAATATGTAGTGAGATGGAAAGTTGGTTCCAATTCAAGCAATTGGGCATCAGATTATACGGGTACGGCAACTGTAGCCGGAGTCCACAATACCTTCTATAATTTCACCATCCCGTTCTCGGAAGGTCAAGTGGTTTACTGGGCAGTTGCTTCGTCAAACGGCTCTTCATTGTCATCATGGTCATCGGATTATTTCACAATATACAGCGGAAGCACACCCGGAGCTCCTGTTCTTTCGTGGCCCGTTGGAAATGCCATGTTATTTACTGTCGATCCTCAATTAAACTGGTGGGTTAACGGCTCAACAAGTGGAATTGTTGGTTACGAAGTTGTATACAGCTACTCAGATGTGTTCGCGAATGGTGCTACAACCACAGCTTACTCCACAATCACTTCGTTAAATGTTGCAGGTCTCGTGGAAGGAGCAACCTACTGGTGGAAAGTCAGAGCCCACTTCGGAGGTCTTTCATACGGTGCATTCTCATCAGTGGAATCGTTTACGATAAATCCGGGAGCTTTCACTCCTGTTACTCCAATCGCAGGCGGACCCAATAATGTCATAGTCGGTACAATCTCACCTGTTATTTCATGGGGGCTCCCTGCAGCCGTTACACCCGGAATCAAATTCGAACTCGAGATCGCTGAAAATGCAAACTTCACAAACTCAACCATCTTTGAGAACTTAACTTCAGTGAATGTGTCACTTCAAGGTTTGTCGCCAAACAAATCGTATTTCTGGAGAGTAAGAACGAAAAACAGTGACGGCAACTACTCTTACTATTCAGCAATGTGCAAGTTTAAAGTAATGGATGGTGCTACCGATATCAAGGATAACTCATCCATTCCGGCAGAATTTGCATTGGGTCAGAATTTCCCTAATCCATTTAATCCTTCAACCACTATTAAGTTTGCTCTTCCGGCTGACGCGAATGTAAGACTGGTTGTTTACAATACTCTCGGTGAGAAGGTTGCTGAACTGGTAAACGGACCAATGACGGCAGGAAACTACTCAATAGCTTTCAACGCTTCATCACTCCCCTCCGGTATCTACTTCTACAGAATTGAAGCCGGCAGCAATGTCGCTGTTCGCAAAATGATTCTGATGAAATGA